GAAATCAATGACCGTGCAGCCGGTAAGCCCAAAAAAATAATTGGACAGTTTAAACGGAAAAAAAGGGATCAGGCGGGTCATCAGAATAGTACCCCATTCTCTTCGTTTAAAGGCGTCTCCTAATAGTTGCAGCCGCTGATCATTGAGAAAATATTGGGCATATTTGGTGCCAGTGAGTTGTTGGGCAATGAGAAATGCGAGGAGTGATCCAAGGGTTGTGCCGATAACTACATAAAGCCCGCCTTGGAAAACACCAAACATAAAGCCAGCCCCAAGGGTCAGGAGCAGGCCAGGCAGCAGTAAGACCACAACAACGGCATCAATCAGGATAAAGATCAGCGGGGCCCATACCCCCTGTTCTTCCAGCCAGCCGAGAAAAGAGAGGATATGGACCCGCAAATCCATACGCATAAGAAAGACGATTAAGAGCGTAGCCAGCAACAATGCAGATAACACGAGATGCTTTCCTCTGAACAATTTTCGGA
The nucleotide sequence above comes from Desulfobulbaceae bacterium. Encoded proteins:
- a CDS encoding TVP38/TMEM64 family protein: MQLLRKLFRGKHLVLSALLLATLLIVFLMRMDLRVHILSFLGWLEEQGVWAPLIFILIDAVVVVLLLPGLLLTLGAGFMFGVFQGGLYVVIGTTLGSLLAFLIAQQLTGTKYAQYFLNDQRLQLLGDAFKRREWGTILMTRLIPFFPFKLSNYFFGLTGCTVIDFLIGTFLGIMPISFCNAYIGSLAADLTMLGTQRVERSPVVWALYGLGLTILITVVIIATRKAQKVFRTIMQANANTKSNPAPQRN